AAATGGCCTCAGGTAAGgattgcatgaaaaaaaaaagaaaaaaaaaaaaaagtgtgtccAGTGTGTCGTTCTTGTAGCTTGTTCAGAATGAAAGTGAAGGTGCTTTACTCATATCCTCATGTCTTGTATTCCGTGGGCTTTTCAAATGTGTCTAAAACGAActaattatgaattattaattttattacagcaatgaatgaatatattatcaattaagaaaaatagacaaataCTGCATTAATAACATCTCggttaaaataatgttacatttttttccactctgttttaaaatataattagtcAACATTTAAGTTTGTTTGGTAATACTCAATAATTTGTTGCTTCCAAATAGACTGTAGGTAGCAGAAATTGCAGAGGAAAGTGTTTTCCACCTAAATTACTCTAATCTGATTGGTTCTGTTCCAGCATGACGTCACAACGCAGGGAATAAGGTCTCTCGGCAGCATCCAAACGCTTGCCAGCGACAGAAGCAGAGCGAGATACAActggaaattaaacaaaacGACCAGGGATATTTGTGATATGCTTTGAAATCAttgattttaacttttttaaaaatgaattaatcgTTCATTGTTCCGGTTCAACAGTTGGGACATTGGAGATTCCGCGCGCTGCAATGATTTAAATGTTGAATAAGTAAACATTCCACGTGAGGTTGAACTAACACTTCAactaaagtttgtttttattcatcttaATGGTAAACCATCAACGTATGTTTAATCGTTTAAAGAGGAGCTGACACTAGTCTGTTTCTGTGCTGTCATCTTTAGGCAAAATTTGGGATGCTATACATTCAATGCCTGCCTTTTTGATGCCTTTTTGTTTACTTGGATCAAGGACCACGTAGTGTTCTCTAACTTTTGGCAACAGATTTTTACCTCTCACAAAGGATAGCACTGTAGTGACTGGAGTCACAAAATATGGTCCACTGTGCTGGATGCGAGAGGCCTATTCTGGACAGGTTTCTGCTCAGCGTCTTGGATAGAGCCTGGCATGCGAAATGCGTACAGTGTTGTGACTGTAAATGCAATTTAACTGATAGATGCTTTTCAAGAGAAGGACGACTCTACTGCAAAAACGACTTTTTCAGGTGAGCATTAAATCGAAGGAAGCATTAAAGGATATTTAAGCTCCTTCGTGACGCTACTGACCTTTCTTATTAAAAACATTCttgaattatatatttttttccatacaaatattttttgatatatatatttaatataaatacacaccCCTACAGCCTATAAAATAGCATACGGTATagctaaaataataaatgcacaatGCAATAATAAAAAGAGAAATTTGGTGCACATCACATTTACAACCCCCTAATACCAGACAGCGTGTTACTTGACAGACCAAAACAGTTTTCTTGGTTTACAAGGTATGAGTGTCAGGCAAGCAGGGGATGTGATTTCCAGCAGCACCTGACGGATGTGTGCCCTGCCTTGCCTCAATCTTTCGTAGCGCACGCATTTGTTTGCAAAAGCTAGAGCAAAGATGCGATAAGTGGATTTGAATAATGAATGAGCTCGAGAGGAAACCCACAGACATCCAGTATGCACGCATTTGATAACCATTTCAGTGAACTGCATTTACATGCACGCGCAGAGACAAAAGAATGTATGTTGTCGCGTGCGAAGTTTGGAAGAGGATATTCTGTTAATATATTCTGTCAAATCAAGGCTGAACATATAAGCAACTCTATCCTGAAAATTTAAATAGAATATTTCTGCATAGACTGTAGTTCATGCATTTCACATTACGTGGatggaaatttttatttatccTACTTTAATCACCATAAAATGTTAGCAATTTAAGAGAAAAAGAATGTAAAACACAACAGTTAAAACGTTAATTGGTAAACATACCTTACCATATATGTAAGATCATcgtgtaataaaatgttttaaatttttaactattttaaagagaatttgttacatttaacatggcaacatattgttaaaattatgtAGGCTATTATAAATAAAGAGTCGCCTTATTATttggttaaaatgtaattccCATGCAATTCAAActattacatttgtttaaattttatttattatttttttaatgtttcacaTTGTatgttgttaatgtttattgcaatatttaaGTGTCGCGCGCTTTGCTCTTATGTTATTGTACTCTCTATTACAATAGATTTTGACACATACTGCATCATCAGGTTTTTGTACAATAGCTCAAATATGTTagtacattaatattataataattaatgacataaatgatatataattacataattagaAAATGCACAACAAAGTCACCAAAATTCCTGTAATGCTTGTAACACCCTTTATGGTAAGGTTCTGGCAAAGATAACTGTAAATTAAAGTGTAGACTATGCATGTAATAGGACACACAAGaaattttgtggaaaaaaatatcTCATGAAAGTATAAAACAGCTGCAGTGCCAACATTCTTTCTCACAGGTTGcctattacatttttttgtgtgtctattttattagttttgttttgtaatgtttGACTACTGGTTTTTAATTCGCTTTTTTGGCTTCCATGACTACATTATCTCTTAATATCTGTACTTTTCTCGCAGGCGTTATGGCACTAAATGTGGAGGCTGTGCGCAGGGAATCTCGCCCAGTGATCTAGTTCGGAAAGCGCGGAGCAAAGTCTTTCACCTCAACTGTTTCACCTGCATCATGTGCAATAAACAGCTTTCCACTGGCGAAGAACTTTACATTCTAGATGAATATAAATTTGTCTGCAAGGAGGATTACATGAATAACAGCATCGGAAAAGACACAAACCTTCTGTCAGGTGAGTCGTTTTGGGCCTATATGAGATTAATATAGATGTGCACGATGGATTACACGACACATTGGACACAGTTCAGGATAAACTCAAGgctattaatttttttctgcgCTGTGTAATTTTGTGTTGTCTTCGAATTTGTGGAACGTGTAgcattttgaaagaaaataggCTATAAATTGCGCATTTTTTATATTGTGGCAGTGACATGACTAAATGTTTTACTTCTGTGCTTTTTACAGTTACTACATGCAGTGACCCGAGCTTATCTCCAGAATCTCAAGACCCACAGGATGATTTTAAAGACTCTGAGACTGGACACTTGTCAGACAAGGAGACCTGCAACAATGAAAACGACGAGCAGAATCTGGGTGGCAAACGTCGCGGCCCGCGAACGACTATCAAAGCCAAGCAGCTGGAGACACTGAAAGCTGCTTTCTCCGCCACCCCCAAACCTACCAGACACATACGAGAGCAGCTGGCGCAGGAAACAGGCCTCAGTATGCGAGTGATTCAGGCAAGTATGCCTAAAACGGGAATACATACAAAAGTCACTCGGCAGCACAGAGTTTATCTTCGACCGCGGTTCATCAAATTAGGTTTTACTGTCGGAACTatgtttaatatgtttaatatggCAGCCTATTAAATATGAACAACTTTATAACAAGTAGCAAGGTCTCTAAAAATAATGTAGGCTAAAGTGGGAGGATATTGCCCTGTAGTGCAGTGACAATACATTTTGTATAATTAATCCAAGAGATTGGATAACAGGCATGATTGTATGCAAATATGTACCCTGCATTTGTCTGAcgtgatttctttaaaaaaaaaaaaaaatgtcaatggCATTCAGTAGCCTATATAATAGTGCTGCAAGGCTTGCAGGCTGTGACGCATGTCGTAACGAAAAGGGTTTATGGACTATTAAACGTGGAGAGCATTTTGTGGCAGAAGTAAAGACATTTGATTTTGGTAGCTAGGCCTATACTAaaattaaattcttaaattatCTTTcttcgttattttattttaattttgacttattgtTTTGTGGATTAAAGCGATATTTACGTGCTTCCTCTTAATGGGCCTAATGCAAttgtgtgttgttgttgtttccttAGCAGGTTTCCCACGCTATCTAATAACAACCTTACTCTCAATGATGTTTGTGGGGTTTATTAATATGGAAACTAATGTCCCATTtcttttgtgtattttcaggTGTGGTTTCAGAATCGGCGCTCTAAAGAGAGGCGCATGAAGCAGCTGAGCGCGCTGGGCGCCAGAAGACACATGTTCTTCCGCAGTCCGAGGAGAATGAGAGCGCTGGGCGATCGAATGGAACCAGGAGAGCTCATGGCCAATGGACATTTCTCTTTTTATGGCGGTCAGTTTATATTCATGAATATTaactaggaaaaaaaaaaaaaaaaaaaaaaaaaaaagcatcatacCCGATAGGCTACTGAGATATCCtaggcctatatatacacacatattattgtgtaataaattatatatatatatatatatatatatatatatatatatatgcacacagtTTATTACACAATCATAAATGTtcttacaaaattaaaaatgaacatgcaAAAAATAGCCTACATATGGTTTTacacaaatataacattttaaaaaagttagGTTTTAAGGCtgataatgtattattattatattattgttaggctatataactaaaatttgtacctttaacatataatgacaaccaccataataatgcaggtggtaaaagagaaagccacatgaagaatcagagtTAATCACAATTAGCTTTTCCACGAGCTGAActatatactaatataaagaaGGTGCACAGAGTCATTcatgcaaacacaaaacaccatcatggtaacccacaatacataaaaccctaatatatataactgataacaaaaactattaagaaacatgattatttaaacaaaatactttcaaatgtggagtgtcacacagggaattgtgggaacatcagtttacagtttttgactaaattatacattgatttgttcttttttacttctaaaaattgtaaaatttacagcattttactgtgaaaattacataaaatgtctgGTAAGATCTTTTAGAGTTTTTCCCTGTATATAATACGGGAACTTACTGTAAacctatttacatttttttttccgtagcatttttacaatattttacagttaaaatcacattaatttTTTACATCAATATTACATCTGATTAACCTGATTTCAGTTGaaaaaaaactgtgttttgCCTTAGTAAGGAAGTTTAATGAGAAGGCTTTGAAAGATCACATTTAATGATCATTTGCTGACCACTCTCCTCTTTCTTACAGACTATCAAGGTGAGTACTATGGCCCGGGGTCAAACTACGACTACTTCCCTCAGGGTCCACCGTCCTCTCAAGCCCAGACTCCAGGTGATCTAGGATTCATGGCCTCCTCCGGCCCAGCTGGAACCCCTCTAGGGAGCATGGACCACCATCACGGAGCACACCACCCCTCCAATGAGACACAATGCTTCAGTGAGATGATATCGCATCACCCAGGGGACTCCCCCAGCCCCGAGCCCAGCGCACCCACCTCCATCCACAGTATCTCCACTGACATGTGTGACTCCACTCCACCCTTCACATCCCTGAACTCTCTCAGTGGCAATGGATACAGCAATCTGTCTTCAGAGATGAATGAGGGGACGGTTTGGTAGCAAACAACAGACTCATTCAGAAATGTTCTGTTCATGTGTGTTCATGATTTTATAGCAacaatatttctatttatttaatttattgacaTAGCTGtctatttatttgttcattgtttacttatttatttaatgtatttatttatttatttatttatttaagcagCATTTGTGTATTTTGAAAGTGGAATGTCAAATATGGGTCTGCAGACCTTATAGCTGTGCTATAGACAACGACAGTTTAAGAAAAGCTGAAACAgaatgtttatatttacaacacCTGGTGTGTCATGTGTATCATAACCTGACGACTCAGACCTCTTTGCCTTTCAAGGCTTTGCCATAATGACACTTGAAATCATCTCACACCAAAATATTTCTCTGCTCTCCATGTGGTGGAGTTACGTTTCTATTATGAGATCCACCAAGTCTCAGAGTGTTTGCCTTTAAAAGGGAAACTTAAAATTGTTGGGACAAGCCCtttatttgaaatgaaacatGACTTGAATTATAGGACAAAGTCTACCTTCTAAAAATCATTTCATATGGTCAGTGGACAGAGAGGAGTCAATTGTTTACGTATATTTTCTTCAGGGGTTTAAATATCAACGATGACTTAAAAAAACCCTCTTGATACTGACATAAACTTTTCTTCAAGCAAGGAACCAAACTTTTGTATTAATTCAATTTATATCTGACTTGTGATTCACTGTATTAGTTTGTATGATATTGTGTTTGCACAAAGAATACACTAAACAAATCCATAAATGTTGACAAATGAAGCACAAATACATACTGTAAATGGGCCTTTTTTTGAAAACCACTCTAGCACTGAGAATAAGTTCaagttcacatttatttataaagcacatttaaagaCAACGTGTGTTgtaccaaagtgctgtacagtTTTAcacaaaagataaaaaataataaaactaatacaTGAGATAACATATAAAGCATACCATATAAAGACTAATAACCGCATTAGTCTTTAGGGTTATTTGATAATCTGTCATTTTAATCCTTATCTGGAGAACAAATGGAGGACACAGAGGAATTCTTGGGGAAAATGGTAAAAAGATTTAGGGATTTTATTTGAGGATTTCATGTCAGTGTTAGGAGGTCCTTGCTGCTAAAcgtaataaatgtaaaacagataaaaatgttcataaaatcaatttttttaagtCATATTTCTGTATTATAACGTCCAAAAAATAAGACTTTATGAACATTCTCATGGCTAAAAAGTTACAGTATAGCCTCTATCAGAGAACAAGAGAATCACATCTATTGACTGCATTATCTCTTAGGAGCATATAAGTTGCATTATGTatctttattatttacatttatctacaaacagacaacaaaaaaaatgtacttaTTTCAAATTTACTAGTATGAAGCTAATGTTTCGATATGTCAATATTTGTTCCATATCTCCCTAAATGCAAATAGCCTGTTCAACTCACACTTCTTGgctattcattttttgtatagACCTACTGCTCAGTTTTGTTTGCttttacatgtttattttttatattaaaaacataatagTCCCCAAAACCTAAAAATATAGGTActttaaatgaagaaaaaaaactgtttaaataaatgtaatttaaaatgttacatttaattttatagaatctaattaaaaaaaaaaaaaacttgtctgCAGGCATTTTATACTTTGTATCTATTATAAGTCTCTAGTCACATTAACATCAAGTAGATAAAAAAAGATATCCTGCATCTGTCGGGTAAAATGTTTCTCTTCTCCACACACCCATAGCATTGATCATGGCAAGTTTACTTAAGACATAACAATGTgcaatattaattatttacatttaatgcTTTAAAGTTTTTCACTGAGAAAAGACAATCGACTGCGTACTTAGCATTTCAAACAAACTCCAACCTATTTTGTATCTACGTCACGACTCCTCGGTCGCGCTCCGATGA
This DNA window, taken from Megalobrama amblycephala isolate DHTTF-2021 linkage group LG4, ASM1881202v1, whole genome shotgun sequence, encodes the following:
- the lhx1b gene encoding LIM/homeobox protein Lhx1b; this encodes MVHCAGCERPILDRFLLSVLDRAWHAKCVQCCDCKCNLTDRCFSREGRLYCKNDFFRRYGTKCGGCAQGISPSDLVRKARSKVFHLNCFTCIMCNKQLSTGEELYILDEYKFVCKEDYMNNSIGKDTNLLSVTTCSDPSLSPESQDPQDDFKDSETGHLSDKETCNNENDEQNLGGKRRGPRTTIKAKQLETLKAAFSATPKPTRHIREQLAQETGLSMRVIQVWFQNRRSKERRMKQLSALGARRHMFFRSPRRMRALGDRMEPGELMANGHFSFYGDYQGEYYGPGSNYDYFPQGPPSSQAQTPGDLGFMASSGPAGTPLGSMDHHHGAHHPSNETQCFSEMISHHPGDSPSPEPSAPTSIHSISTDMCDSTPPFTSLNSLSGNGYSNLSSEMNEGTVW